The Nitrospira sp. sequence AGCCGTCAACGGAAAATCGGCTCCTGCCCCAAATCGTCGACTGTAGGATGATCGCATACTTGATGACTTCAGGGTGCTCAGGTCAATGACATTGAACGGAATGACAGTTGTGACATTCGAAAGCCGGATGGCAACGGAGATGGCCCGCCTGATCGAGCGTTATAGCGGACGGCCACTCGTCGCTCCCGCCCTGCGCGAAATTCCACAGGAGAAGAACCCGGCGGCAGAGGAGTTTGGGGCTCGGCTGATGGCTGGACGGATCGACCTGCTTATCTTGCTGACTGGTGTCGGCACCACCACGCTGTTTGACCTCCTCAAAAGGCACTATCCGTGGACGGCAATCTCGGAGGCGCTGACACGGACTATTCTTATTAGCCGGGGGCCGAAGCCGGTCGCGGCTCTTAAAGCCTTGGGTCTCAAGGCGACGGCAACTGTCCCCGAACCAAACACCTGGGTCGATCTGATTTCCACCTTGGATCAGTCTTACCCTGTGAAGGGATTGCGGGTGGCTGTGCAAGAGTATGGGGTTTCGAACCCCGATCTGCTGAAGGCACTCGAGCGGCGAGGCGCAGAAGTCCTTCCTGTTCCGATTTACAAATGGGCTTTACCGGAGGATCTTAGTCCAATTCGTCATGCAATCGATGAAATCATCGCGGGGCGCGTCAACGTGATGCTGATTACCAACGCGGCTCAGGTGGACCATCTCATGCATGTGTTGGAGCAGGATGGAACCACGCAACCCTTCCGCATGGCACTAGGAAAGATGGTCGTTGCCTCCATAGGCCCGACGGCCAGTGAACGGCTGCGACACTATAGTTGGCCGATCGATTTCGAGCCGTCACACCCCAAGATGGGGGTTTTGGTGAAGGAAGTGTCGGAACAAGGTTCCAAAATTCTCGATAGAAAGCGATAAATTCAGGTGCATGCCTAGGTCGGACGCTGCAAGAATTCTGACCGAGTATTCCAAAGTTGCTGGTTGTTCATGGCCCGATTGTGTAACGACTGACCGGTCGTTGCACAGGCCTAGGGCCCTCCAGCCGTTTCTCATACTACTTCATAGTTGACGCTCCATTTGCCGGCTTAAGTTCTGAATCACAGTCCTTTGTGCGTATGGTATCAATAGCATCTCGCGCAGCATTTCCTTTAACCGTCAGTTTTTTACATCATTAGCCATGTCGGCATATTCACCAGCATCACCAAAACCAAAAAGAGATCCCAGCCAAGTTCTTTCACCTTTACGAGCTTTTGTTCGTCTGTTAAGCAAAGTGGGTCATTACTTGGAGCCTCCGCTTGACCGACACTCCCTCCTCCAGGCGCTACCGGCCTGGAGCTGCTGTCACGTCCACTGCTACACCCTGCAATCATCGTCGTCATACACAGTGAAAGGGCGATCTTCATGGCCATCGGGGGAATAACGTCGCTCTTGCCTACAATTAGCAGAGTCATAATGTTTCTCCACTAGAATAGTACTGGCCGCTGGTGGGACATATAAGTTGTTGAAAGTAATAGAAGTTGTCGACCGAAGTGGTGGCTCATCTTCAGGGCTTCGGATGCCAGCAGGTTGCTCTTATTCGGCGCAACATTCTTTCTTTGGAGAGGCCTATCCAACTGGATAGGCCTCTCCCCCATGTATTCTTGTGCCAATACTAGATAGACCGCTAATTGAGACCCCGCTTCGCCTAGTTCACGATGCAGAATGTCGGAGTTCCACCGGGTGACGACGCAGGTTGTTGATCCAACCAGGCATTTATTGGAGTCACTGACACATTGCATTGCGCATCCACGATAATATTGAAGATATGCCACCAAAGCTTGGACCCTTCACCAGGGGGTGGGGCAAAGACGCTGGTATTCCCGTTCTGGCTGAGCTCCACGCGACCGGGCGACCCTGTCATGCCGGGAGTCAGGGTCCCACTGAAATTATGCACGGCATAGGCGTAAGTTCCTTGCATTAACTTGCTGATTGTCACAACTTCGGGGCCGAAGCTGGTGGTGTCATCCACGTCAAGACTTACAAAAGGCAGAGCGGTCAAGGAACCTGGCGCGCCAAAAAACACGTGGCTACCGTTGGGTGTGAACAAATGGGAGTCGAGATCGAGAGGGTTTGCGCCCCAGGTCAGTTTGATGTTCAAACCTCTCAGGTCAGTAGTTATGGCGAGGCACGGGTCTAAAACAATGTTTGTCCCTGCAGGCCCGGCTGTCACAGTGTTGGTTAATTGTGTACCGACAAGGGCTGTGAGCGTCGCTTTACCGTTTTTACTGATAGGTATCTGGAATGAGCCGTCTGTTGCGGTATAGACTCGTGAGGAGCCGGAGTAGTCAATGCCGTCGCTTTCGACGAGGGCATTCCCTGCAGGCTGGCCTGAGTCGTTTCTCACACATCCCGTTATAAAGATGGTCTCTGTTACTAGATCAGCGTTCCAATAGATCAGCCGAGTCACGCTAGCCTCGTAATAGCGATTGGGACCAGTACCAGCCAACGTTGCTTGACCTTCTTGGATCCATCGCCCGGTCGAGTCATCAAAATAGAAGAGCGGAATTGTCGCGGGAATATTAGCGGATCTTGTACTGACAGGAATACGAATCGTGGAGATGCTCCCCGGAGATAAGTTGTACCGCACGTCATTGCTGTCACGGACATCGATTGCCATTGCACCAAAGCTCTCGATCTGTCTGATAGCACTACCAACAGAAGCGGTAAAATCTCCGGGCATGTCGTTCGTAGTAATTGCTACGTTAATAGGAGTGACCGAGACCGCGACATTGGCTGCCAGGGATCCACCCGTTTGTGGAACAAGTCCGTTCGCTGGAAGGACAATCTGGGCCGTAGAGTTTGGTACGGTTATCGTGCCTCCGGTCGCAATGGCGACATTCTGCGTAATGCCGACCCTGACAAGTTGTACGGTGAGCGGCGTGCTCTCCCCAGCCGTCACACGAGCAATGCGAAAGTTCTCTGCAAAGCCGGCAGCTTCGACTCGCACCACTGCCCGGCCAGTTGCAGGTACAGAGAGTGTATAGCTGCCATCAGATCCTGATGAGGACCGCACGGACCCCACTTCAATTGTTGCATTGGCAATTCCTCCCGTACCGTCAGAAGAAATAACACGGCCAGTGATAGTTCCATTGGCTCCAGGATTTGAAGACGGCTCGGGAGTGCTATCTCCACATCCTGTAAGGGTCACGAGAAGTAGGAGTGCAAGGGGTCGTATCCAGCATGAAAGTGCAGACTTGGACTGATACCGGAAACACAATATCCAGGAAACATTTCTTCTCATGAAATTCTCCTTCTGGTTTAACGTGAGGCTCTTGCAAGCTCAGCTCCATATGATGTGTGGAGAGGTGGACGGCGGGGGGGCTATGTTTCAGGCATGTGGCCTATTCGTCCACTCGCTCGCAGATTGCAAAGTCGTTAGCCGCGAACGATAGCAATTCTGTACGACTGCACTTACTCCACTTTGAAACAAGGACGACTTTGCTTGTTCGGCAGAGCTGTATGGCTCCAGCGTTATATTTTTAAGTAACTATCATAAAGTAAGGATAATAAGCTAGTAAGAAATTGTGCTGATATCCGATGGGCGTAGTATCTCGGGTCGGTTATTTAGTGCCTTGCCAGCCTGTGTAAGATGCCGCACGGTAATCGTCTATAAACGCGTCTATACATCCCATCATCGACCGTGAGCGGGCGACGCATGTCCGTATAAGTCAAAAACGCGAGATT is a genomic window containing:
- a CDS encoding carboxypeptidase regulatory-like domain-containing protein — encoded protein: MRRNVSWILCFRYQSKSALSCWIRPLALLLLVTLTGCGDSTPEPSSNPGANGTITGRVISSDGTGGIANATIEVGSVRSSSGSDGSYTLSVPATGRAVVRVEAAGFAENFRIARVTAGESTPLTVQLVRVGITQNVAIATGGTITVPNSTAQIVLPANGLVPQTGGSLAANVAVSVTPINVAITTNDMPGDFTASVGSAIRQIESFGAMAIDVRDSNDVRYNLSPGSISTIRIPVSTRSANIPATIPLFYFDDSTGRWIQEGQATLAGTGPNRYYEASVTRLIYWNADLVTETIFITGCVRNDSGQPAGNALVESDGIDYSGSSRVYTATDGSFQIPISKNGKATLTALVGTQLTNTVTAGPAGTNIVLDPCLAITTDLRGLNIKLTWGANPLDLDSHLFTPNGSHVFFGAPGSLTALPFVSLDVDDTTSFGPEVVTISKLMQGTYAYAVHNFSGTLTPGMTGSPGRVELSQNGNTSVFAPPPGEGSKLWWHIFNIIVDAQCNVSVTPINAWLDQQPASSPGGTPTFCIVN
- a CDS encoding uroporphyrinogen-III synthase gives rise to the protein MTVVTFESRMATEMARLIERYSGRPLVAPALREIPQEKNPAAEEFGARLMAGRIDLLILLTGVGTTTLFDLLKRHYPWTAISEALTRTILISRGPKPVAALKALGLKATATVPEPNTWVDLISTLDQSYPVKGLRVAVQEYGVSNPDLLKALERRGAEVLPVPIYKWALPEDLSPIRHAIDEIIAGRVNVMLITNAAQVDHLMHVLEQDGTTQPFRMALGKMVVASIGPTASERLRHYSWPIDFEPSHPKMGVLVKEVSEQGSKILDRKR